From the Planktothricoides raciborskii GIHE-MW2 genome, the window GGGGACGAGATACCATGATCGCCCTGCCCGGTTTAACCCTCTGTACCGGACGACCAGAAATTGCTCGCACCATTCTACAGACCTTTGCGACCTTAGTTGATCGGGGGATGTTGCCCAATACCTTTCCCGAAGCCGGACAAACTCCCCATTACAACACCGCAGATGCTACTTTATGGTATTTTGAGGCGATTCGCGCTTACCATGAGGCGACGGGTGATATCCAGTTGGTGCGAGAACTTTGGCCGGTGTTAAAGGATATTATTGACTGGCATCGTCGGGGCACCCGCTATAACATTCATGTCGATCCCTGTGATGGCTTAATTTATTGTGGGGAGTCCGGGACTCAACTCACTTGGATGGATGCCAAAGTCGGGGATTGGGTGGTGACACCTCGGATCGGCAAACCCGTAGAAGTAAATGCCCTGTGGTACAACGCCCTGCAAATTATGGTGGAATTTGCCGACTTGATGTATTATCCGGCTGCCGAATATCAGCAAATGGCCGAACAAGCGATCGCCGGGTTTGCCCGATTCTGGAATCCCGAATTAAACTACTGTTACGATGTAGTTGATGGGCCGCAAGACCACGATGACTCTTTGCGACCGAATCAGATTTTTGCCGTGTCTTTGTGTCATAGTCCTTTAACTCCAGCCAAACAACGCGGGGTGGTTGATAGCTGTGCGCGATCGCTCCTGACTTCCTACGGACTCCGCAGCCTCAGTCCAGATCATCATGCCTATAAAGGTTATTACAAGGGCGATGCCTTTGAACGGGATGGGGCTTATCACCAGGGAACGGTTTGGGGGTGGCTGCTGGGGCCTTTTGTCCTCGCCTATCTTCGGGTTTATCACCAGCCAAAACAAGCTCTGATGTTTCTCGAACCAATGGCTCATCATTTAATGGATGCTTGTGTCGGTAGTCTCAGCGAAATTTTTGATGGCAATCCCCCCATGCGTCCCAAAGGGGCGATCGCCCAAGCTTGGACCGTCGCCGAAGTGCTGCGGGCTGCTGCCTATTTGAAAATTAAACAGTCAAAATAGAGCTATTGGTCAAAAGTGAATAGTGAATAGTGAATAGTGAATAGTGGTATTTCATTGAAATGCATCACTTTTCACTCTTCACTTTTCACTCTTTAGAGCTATTGGTCAAAAGTGAATAGTGAATAGTGAATAGTGAATAGTGAATAGTGAATAGTGAATAGTGAATAGTGAATAGTGAATAGTGGTATTTCATTGAAATGCATCACTTTTCACTCTTCACTTTTCACTCTTTTCTGTCTCCTCACGAAAAATCGTGAACTATCAATCTTTTAAAGTAGTCTATAAAATATCTCCTAAAATTTTGGCTCTGACCCTAAGAAATAGGCGAAGTTGCATCCGCAATGCTTCGCGATCGCCCTAATCACTCAGTCTCATTTGTCTACGCAATTTTACTGAGATTATTGAAGATTTGAGAGATTTTATCTCAGTAAAATCTCGGAGATGAGATTAGGGAAAACATGGTTATGGGGAAAACATGATTTTGCCGAATATCAGAGGATATACGGATTGGGGCGAATTTTGGTGGGCGATCGCCTCTGAATCAGTCAGGAAAAACAAGTCATAGCCTGATGTGGATCGCACCAAAAACCGAGAAAATGTGTTAAATTATACTGAGAGAGTTTGAGGATTAAATATGTCTAATTTAATTCATTTAAGTCAAAAATATCCTCCAGAAAAAAAAAGTGCTACTTTCATCAGATATAGCCAAAATCATCAAAATTGGCAACAATTGTTTCAATTAATCGATGATATCAAAAACCAAATCGATCACTATAGAGGAGAATACTCCCGTTTATTTGATGCACGAAAATATCAAATATTGCAAAATTTAGAAGCAAAAATAGAAAAACTAAATCAAGAGATATTTAAACATCAAGAAGAAGAACAATATTTACTAGAACTAAATGAAAAATTGCATCGATTTGCGACGATTGACAGATTAACCCAGGTAGCTAATCGGTACTGCTTTGATCGATATCTTGACCATGAATGGCATCGTTTGATTCGCTATCAAAGACCGTTATCATTAATTTTCTGTGATATAGATTTTTTTAAGCAGTATAACGATAAGTACGGACATCCAGCCGGAGATAAATGTTTACAAAAAGTAGCCCAAGCGATTCGCGGGGCTGTCAAACGTTCTACGGATTTAGTTGCCCGTTATGGGGGAGAAGAATTTGTGGTGGTTTTGCCGGGAACCGATCTATCTGGGGCGATTAAAGTGGCTTCAACCATTCGTTCAGCAGCAGAACAACTTCGGATTCCCCATAGTCAGTCGAGTGTAAGTGAATATGTCACCTTAAGTTTGGGTCTGTCGAGTATGATTCCCAATCAGGCATCTTCACCGGAACAGTTGTTAGCGGAGGCAGATGCCAAATTATATGAAGCGAAACAGTCTGGACGCAATTGTGTCAAATATTCTATGAATTGTCAGACTTGTCAACAAAATCAAGGTGAAAAAATTTCTCTCACATTGAAAGAAATCGAAAATATTAACCGCACTATAATGATTCATTGGTCTTTTGAGAAAAAGTCCATGATTAGAATTGGTCGGGCAGCGGATAATGATGTTGTGTTATATCATCCCCTGGTGTCGAGACACCATCTGAAGTTACAGTGGGTTGGCCAGACATGGGAATTACAAAGTTTCGGCCAAAATGGAACCTATATTAATGACAGAGAAGTTGAGCAAGCAGTGGTAAATGGTGGGGAAATTATCAAGTTAGCTCGCTTTGGCCCAGCGCTGCAAATTGATTTAATTAATAGTGAGTGATCGAATAGTGAGTGATGGATTCGGAAACTGGGTTTTTCAGGGGTGATGTAGAAATGTAGAAATCGCCGCTGCCCAGTTGCCGATCCAGTTTGCTTTCTAATGTTCCGAGGCTTCGGGGTGGGGCTTTGTGGTTGAGTTTGTAGTTGGGTTTGTGGTTGGGTTTGTAGTTGGGTTTGTGGTTGGGTTGACAGAAAATTCTTGTTCGAGTTGACGATATTGGGAAATGTTGATGATTTGCTCGAATTGCTGGAAGTTGAGCAAGCGATCGAAGCCCACGGTGGTGCCATGTTCTTTCAGATATTTGTAACAGTCGGCGATCGCTTTGGTGGCAGAAAATAAACCCGCCAAGGGAAATACCGCGATTTTATAGCCGAGGGCTTCTAGTTCCGGGGGCGACATGAGGGGAGTTTTGCCACCTTCAATGGCGTTGGCAAATAACGGGGCATCGGGAAAAGCTGCGGCGATCGCTTTTAACTCCTCAACAGATTGGGGCGCTTCAATAAATACAATATCGGCCCCGGCTTCAAAATAAGCCCGACCTCGGCGAATGGCCTCTTCAAGTCCTAGGGGCGCCCGAGCATCGGTGCGACCAATAATCACTAAACCACTTTCGCCTCGTGCTTTGACTGCTGCTTTAATTTTTTCAATATGTTCCTCTGCCGGAATCACCCGTTTGCCTTGGAAATGACCGCATTTTTTCGGCCATTCTTGATCTTCTAAGATCACACCAGCTACACCGAGAAGTACCGCTTCGGTGACAGTGCGAATCACGTTGAGGGGATTGCCATAGCCGGTGTCAATATCTGCAACTAAGGGAATTTTCACCCCTTGAACTATGCGACTGACACTGTAAAGCATTTCAGTGGCGGTGAGGAAGCCGTAGTCTGGCCGCCCCAAGGTGGAGGCGGAGATGCCAAACCCACTGGTAAAAATTACTTCAAAACCGACTTGTTCGGCGATTTGAGCGCTGAGACAGTCGTGAACGCCGGGACAGATTAACAGTCCGGGTTCTTGGAGCAGTTGTCGAAGTTTTTGGCCGGGAGTCATAAAGCTTGCGGTGACTAAAGGGATGGTTGGATTATGATTGAATATAAAAGCATTGACCATCTATTTTATTGATAAAAGCGTAATCTGTGTTTACCAGTTAAGAGAGGATTGCTTGTGACTACGACGAATACCCCCCAAATTAGAGAAACGATTCGACTGGCTCCTAGTTTTGTGATTCCTTTGGTATTGGCGATCGCAGCCATTCCTCTACTGCTGGTTCAAGTTTGGATTGGCTTGCCCGTTGAGGTATTGGCTGTATTTTTGTTGTTTCAAACCGCCACAATTCGCTTGGAATTTACCGAAACCGCTTTAGATGTTTACCGTTCAGAGCGACGAATTCGCCAGTTTCCCTACCAAGACTGGTCTCACTGGGAAATCTTTTGGCCTCCGGTGCCGATTCTATTTTATTTTCGCGAAGTGAATAGCATTCACTTTCTGCCAATTTTGTTTAATCCCAAAATGCTGCAAACCTGTCTAGAAGAACGCTGTCCGAGAAAAATTAAGTAAAGAATCGGTAAATTCCAAACGGGCAATCGTCAGGGTTTCGAGGGGCAGAAAAAGCGGCGATTCGAGATGAAAATGATTGCTCAAACCTGAGTAATGACTTGCGTATATATAGATGCATCTAGATGCATCTATATATACGCAAGGGTGAGAAATTGCTTAAACTATTAAAGATTTTTACTGTTGACTTATGATTTCAGAGCCAAGTCAAAACCCAGATTCATTGGCAAATAATCTAGATTTTTCCACAGCGGACGTTTGGGCGGATGCCCCCGCAGACGAACCGGGGCCAGAAGTTGTGGTAAAGGCGGCGGAAAACGAGGAAAAGGTTGTGGTGAATTTGACCCCCTCGTCAGAAGTTGAGGCATCAGAAACCGAAGCATCGGTTTCTCCGGCAGAGTCTTTACCGCTGACTGATTTAGTCGAAGACAAAGAGTTGCCGGATGAAGATTTAGGCACAGCTTCGGCGATCGCCTCGCCCTCCGCAGCGGAACCCCCGGAAGTGAATAAGGCTGAACCGATCGCGGCACCCACCCCTGTGGAAGCGATCGCACTTCAGGGGCAATCGCCAGAAATTGCTCAAGGGGAAGCCTATAAAGATATCGAGGATCAAAGAGATCGTTTGGTCAATGATGTGGCGGAATTACAACGGCAAAAAAAAGCCTTGCAAGAAGAGATTTTGCAGTTAGAAGCGAACCGGGGGCGCTTGCTGCAAGAAAATATCGCGGAACTCCAGAACACTCTGGGGCAAATGATCCAAGAGTCTTTAGGTGAGTTGCAACAACGCAAACAGGCTTTACAAATTTCTGTGGAACAACTTGAACGACGGCAAGAACGCATTCGCAAGGAAATGCAGACCACTTTTGCCGGTGTTTCCCAAGACTTAGCGATTCGGGTTCAAGGGTTTAAAGATTATTTGGTGGGGAGTTTGCAGGATTTGGTCAGGGCAGCGGAAGACTTGGAGATGTCTCCGAAACAGCGATCGCCTGAACCAGCTTCTGATGAGCGATTCCGCGAAGCGGATCCCTCAAGGGAATCGCGTTCCTCCGGGCAACCAGCCGCCAGCGGTCCGAATAACCCCGAATTTGGGAATTCGTCTTTTGAAGAACAAGCCCAGCTAATTCGGCGAATTTTAAAGCAATTTCGCACTCAACCGGACTACTACGGCCCACCGTGGCAACTGCGGCGCACCTTTGAACCCATTCACGCGGAACGAGTCTCTAACTGGTTTTTCACCCAAGGAGGACGTGGGGCTTTACGGACAATGGGCAGTCGCTTACAAAATATCTTGGTTGCCTCAGCGGTGATGTCCTGCTTGCGGAAAATCTATGGCAACCGTTTTCGGACTTTAGTCTTAGCGGATAGTCCAGAACGCTTAGGAGAATGGCGCCGAGGTTTGCAAGATTGTTTAGGCATTTCCCGCAGTGATTTTGGCCCTGAACGTGGGGTGGTATTGTTTGAGGATGCGGAAGCCTTAGTTCAAAAAGCCGAAAGATTGATTAAAGATGGTTTAATGCCACTAATTTTAATTGATGAAACTGAAGGGCAAATTAACTTAGGAGTGCTGCAATTTCCTTTATGGTTAGCGTTTGCTGCTGAACCAAAAATGTCAGCCGCCGCTGCTTCTAGTAATTGGTAATATTAGGAGACATTAGTCATATTAAAGGGCAGTCGAGCGATTGCCCCTAGTCCCTTTGTCCTAGTTTTTCCTAGTTTTTTGCTTTTTAGGCGAGCGATCGGCAAACATTGCTGACTTTTGATCTGACCTTGGATCGGCGTCTTCAAAATTTACCAAAAAAAATACAATAGCAAGAAATTTCTCTTGCTATTGTAAATAATTGGATTTAAGCATCTAGCGATACAGTGAATCTTGGACGGCAAAAGGTTGCGGTCTAATTTGGGCTTGTAAATTGGATACGGCTTGCAGATAACAAGGATCTTCGTGAGTACCGAGGAGAGATGTATTAGTGGAAGCCCGCAGTTGTTCGGCACTGTTCATGTCCACCTGAATATCCGGGGTAATTCCCTTGTGGCTAATATCAGTGCCATTAGGAGTGTAGTAGTGGGCGATCGTCACCGCTAAACCGGAACCGTCAGAAAGTTTATGCACCGATTGCACCAAGGCTTTGCCAAAGGTTTGACCCCCAATAATCGTGGCTCTGCCATTATCTTGGAGGGCACCGGCTAAAATTTCACTAGCACTGGCGGAGTTATTATCCACCAAAACCGCTAAGGGCAAGTTGGTTAAAGCTTTACCTTTGGCTGCAAAATCCTCCCCAAATCCATTGCGGTTGACCGTCCGCACGATGTCCCCTTCACTCAGCCACATTTTGGCAATGTCAATGCTGGCATATAATAGACCTCCAGGATTTCCCCGCAGGTCAAGGACAAAGGCGTCCACATTCTGCTGCTGCAAATTTTGGATCGCGCTTTTCATTTGTTCTGCCGCATGGGAACTAAATTCTTTCAAGCGGATATAGCCGATTTTGTTCGATCCTTCTTGTTGTAAGGTATAATGCACCGCTGGCAAGGCAATTCGGGCACGAGTCAGGGTGACTTCAAATTCGTGGGATCCAGGGCGAAATAGTTTTAGTTGAATTTGGGTGCCGACTTCGCCTCTAATCAATTGGGCGGCTTGATCCACCTTCATGTTATCGGTGGATTGACCGTCAATTTGCAGAATGTGATCCCCTGATTTAATTCCGGCTAACATTGCCGGAGAGTTTTCCATCGGTTCTGCTACGGTGATCCGATTGCTCTGTTGATCCAGTTGCAGCCGCATCCCTACCCCAGTCAGTTCCCCAGCGGTCTGGTTGCTCAGGGCTTGATATTGCTCTGGGTCTAAAAATCGGGTGTAGCGATCGCCCAATTCAGCGAGTGCTTGGCGTAATGCGGCATAAGCTTGCTCGGTGGAACTGTATTCAGTATTGAGCAACCGAGTTCTCACCGATTGCCAATCTACTTGATTAAAATCAGGATCGACATATCTTTGGTTAACAATTTGCCACGCTTCATCCAAAACAGTTTTCGGACTATCTTCCAGGGCGGCTAACACAGAACGATTCCAGCCCGAACTCAACGAGGATAAAGTTGCAGTGGTGGCAAGGGTTCCAGTAAATAAGGCAACTTGAAGAAAACGAAAGCCTCTTGAATATTGATTCATGAAAATTCGCTCTGACGGAGTGGACTTGATTAAGCAGTGGGTGACAACACCAGGTAAAACCTAGGAAAACCTTGTAATTTTTGAAACTTCCTAGATTTTTTTAGGGGTTGTGATTTCATCTGGTGATGAGCATACTTTATATTTTCAAAGTCTATCTGGCTTTGGAAAATATAAATTTAAGTTACTAAAAATTTAGCAGTATCATTAATCAAGATTCAAATTTAAACCCAAATTTAAATCAATGACTAAATTTGGCAATGCCGCTCAATGTTTTAAGATTAAATAGATTTAACTTGTCAAACATTGCGCTTGGCTCTTCAGCCCTAGGGTGTGATTTTTGGTACAACCCAGGAGGTGTTTTCAGGCAATATAATTACTTATGAGCGATGAAAGGATTGTTTCAGCCATTTTATTGGGTGGCCTAGTTTATCCTAACTTCAACAGTCAAATCAGATTTTCCGTAAAATCTCCAACTTGACTTAGCAGATTTTTTCGGTTTAGTCTGTGTGAGAAGCAATAGAGTACAGTAAAATTACACCAGAATTACACCAGAATTACACCAGAAATTATGTCCACATAACCGCCAGGGATTTTCCCGGTAGAAATACGGAAAGCTCCAGTCAGTGAATTGGCGCAAGCTGTCAAACACTGGTATTTTTTACTGATTATGGCTGGCGCTGTGAATCGCTGCCCTTGTTTCTAGTGTAGCTAAAATAATCATAAAAAGCAGCAGTCTGAACAAAATTATGATCGGATCACAACTCAAAACGGTTTACCCAAGGTGGTGGGAGGTCGCCAGTAATGGCGCGATTCGCGCAGCGATCCCTTCGGGAATCGCACTAGCAGCCCTTTGCGGTGTAGTGTTTATGCAGCAAAGTCGTTTGGATCGGGCTGCCCTGAACCCTCTGAGCCCACAGCAAGCGGATCAACAAGAGGCGTTACAGATCGAACTGATGAAGCGATCGCCCACGTTAGGGTTTGATAATGCGATCGCCAACTGGGCATTCATTAAGTTTATTGGCTACTTCGGTGACGAGGAACTGCGTGACCAGACTGGGTATGAACTCAATGATGATTATTTTGACTTGCTGACCCAAAGGGATCCACGCTTCATGGAAGCTTACCTATTTATTTCTTCTGCGGTTTCTTTCATGCAAGCCAAGCCGGAATTAGGGGTGAAGTTAATGCAGCGGGGAACCGAAGTGCTTTCCCCAGAAATCAACCCTAGATCCTATCTCCTCTGGCGCTATAAAGGCATCGACCAGTTATTGTTAGTTAATGATATTCCTGGGGCAATTAAATCTCACGAAATCGCCGCCGAATGGGTGAAAGGAACTCCCGATGAAAAATTTGCCTCTATCTACGCACAAACCGCTGAATTTCTCAAAAGTAACCCAGATAATACTGATGTGCGGTTTTGGGCTTGGAGTGAAGTTTATTATAGTACGGTGGATAAAAATGTGAAAGCACGGGCTGAGGCGGAACTCTTAAAACTCGGTGCCAATAAAAGGGTTGACGAAGATGGAAATATATATTTTGCTCTGCCAGTGTCGAATAATAAACAGCGGTAATGAAAGAAAATCCCCGAAAAAAACGCCGTTTTTTTTACTGGCTTAATCATAAGCTTCCTCGGTGGATTTCCTCTTGTAAAATATGGCCAAACCATTATGGATTAAAAAATCAAGGGAAAATCCGTAAGTTAATCCCTAAATTTATTTCGCTTTTATGCAGTTTTTTTCTGGTGGCGATTCTGATTTTGATTGGTTTGGTGGGCAGTTGGTGGTTACTGCTCGATCGCCCAATGTTACGAGAATCAGCGAATAGACCGATTGATAGTATTTTAGTCTTAGGCGGCAGCATTAGTCGAGAAATCTATGTGGCACAACTTGCCAAAAAATTTCCCCAAGTACCGATTTTAATTTCCCGTGGTTCTTCAGATCCTTGTATTTGGTTAATTTTTCAGACAGCCGCCGCCCCCATTCACCACGTTTGGTTGCAAAATTGTGCCACTTCTACTTTTAAAAATTACTATTTTGCTCTGCCGTTATTAAAACAGTGGAATGTGCATCATTTAAAGATTATTACTTCTGCCAGTCATTTACCAAGAGCAAAATGGTTAGCCCAAATTATTTTGGGTTCTCATGGAATTTGGACAGAAGTCGATGTGGTTGAAGAAAAAGGCATACCCGGAAATCGGGAAACATGGCTGAAAACTAGCCTAGATGTGATTCGTAGTCTAATTTGGGCAAGAGTCAGTCAATATTATAATCCTGAATGTTCCCAGTTAAAACATTTACCAGTGGTTGATTTTTCTGCTTGGAAAAAACGGGGATTTAAATGCGAGCATCAGGCAGGCTTAAACAAGAAAAATTAATCCGATCATCTTATTTCACGAGTAAAATTTTCCAAATAAAAGAGATATGATAAATATGTATATTTATATAATAAAATCGGTGGGCTATGCCCACCATGAGGAAAAATTAGGGGTTAAATTTACTGCGAATGGCTTCGATTCTTTTCCGGTTGACCCCTAAGTCTGATTCACCGAGACGGGAAGCGGAACGAACTTGAATGGTTGCTGCTTCGGGGTCTAAATAAAATTCTACATCATCGACAAATCCCATTAATTTACTGGTAAATTCGGCATAGATATAGTTGTGTTCAGCGGTAATGATTTTGGCATTTTCGCTCGCTTCTATAATTTCCTTTAGTTGCCCGATCGCCTCTGCGGGAGTTCCTTGATAGGTCAGCGGGGCAATTTGATGTTCCCCATCTCCGCTTTGACTAGACACGCAGTTGGGAGAAGCGGGACAAGTGGCTAAGGCACCATTTTTTACTCCTAAATTTCTGGGGCGATCGCCGGAAAAAGAAAATAGACTAGCCACCATTGTTTCTGGTAAGCGATCGTTGGCGATTGCCGGAAAAGTTGAGCCTAAAAAACCGCCGATGGTCAATACAAAAGCAAGGCAAATCGGCACAATTTTTAAGCGAAATAAGCGAAATAAGCAAAATAATCTTTGCATGGGTGTTCAGTAAAAAACCACGTCAATTTAGATATTAATGGGCGATCGGCAGATTGTAAAGGAATCTTATATCTAAGAAACGCTAAAAAAACCAATCATAACAGATAACAGATAATTAACAACAAACAACAAACAACAAACAACAAACAACAAACAACAAACAACAAACAACAAACATAAGTAAATTTGCCGATTTCACCAGAGAAAAGGTTGAATGAATCTGGGTGAGGTTATCAGTGCTTTAAGAAAAATGCTACTGTGGAAATAGGGCTGGGAAAAATGTTTCATCAATAGTCTGTGCTGAATGACCCGGAAAATCCCAAACAGATTTCTGGCGCGATCGCACAGCGGGCATCTTGCTTGATGGATTTAGATTGATCCCGGTAATCCCTAAGTAAGTTCCTGATTATGCCTACTGGTCAAGAGAAAAATAACTTATGACTGTGCTAGAAGCTGATTGGCAACACCATTTTATTGAAACCAACCGGATCCGTTTGCACTGTGTGAGTCAAGGAGAAGGTGAATTGGTGGTTTTGTTACATGGATTTCCAGAGTTTTGGTATTCCTGGCGATATCAAATACCAGCCCTGGCTCGATATTTTAAGGTTGTAGTTCCCGATTTACGGGGATATAATGATTCCGATAAGCCGGAAAGTGGCTACGATCTCGATACGTTAACGGCGGATATCCAAGGGTTAATTAAACAGTTAGGTTATGTGAAAGCCCATATTGTGGGACATGATTGGGGTGGGGCGATCGCCTGGAACTTGGCGCAAAAGTTTCCCCAATCTTTGGATCGGTTAGCGATTTTAAATGCCCCACATCCCCAACGGTGGTTAACAGAAATTGGCGGCAATTTCGATCAACTTCAGCGCAGTTGGTTTATCCTCGCTTGTCAATTGCCCGCATTGCCCGAATGGTTAATTCAGTTAAATTTACGCGAATTTGTAAAGAATATTTTTCAAAACGAAGCGATTCGCAAAGGGGCTTTTACTGCTGATTTAACTAAGATTTATCAAGATGCTCTGGCAAAACCGGGTGCTTTATCGGCGGCGTTGAATTATTACCGACAGTTAATGTCTCCGGGGAATTTATTGCAGACTTTGGCGCGATCGCCCAAACCAGTAAAATCCCCTACCTTAGTCCTTTGGGGTGAAAATGATTCTTTCCTCTCGCCAAAGTTTACTGAAGGGTTGGATAAGTTAATTCAAGCGCCGTTTGAACTAAAATTAGTGCCGCAATGTGGGCATTGGATTCAACAAGAAGTCCCCCATTTAGTCAATCGGGAATTAATCTCGTTTTTGCGTCAGTCGGGGAAAGGTTAATCACCACGACACAAAGAACACTTTCGACATAAAGAACATAAAAATATTCCTCGTTCCCAGAATCCAGTAACCAAAAATTTTAACTTTTGACTACTGGATTCTCGTTTTTTGGCCTGTTCCTGGGCTGAATTGATTAATTGATACCAAATCCGATTCTCAAAACCCACTGATAAAGCTAGATGTCATTCCCGCGAATGCGGGAATCCACAGGCGTTTTAGGGGATTACCATAGTCAATATATAGCGCGTCTAAATCAGTTGGCAAATAAACCCTCACGATGGCGGCCCCCTCTCCCATGCATGGGAGAGGGGAGCCGATTTGTCAAATTCATTTAGACTCGCTATATGAGAACGGGATTTGGTATGAATTATCATAGATATAAACTGTTGAGGCCAGATATGCAAATCAAACAATTTAAATACCCAGTGGAACAAAGTGAACCGCCACGTCCGGCGAGAGAAACTTTGCCCACCATGTATGATTTACCTAGTGAAAATCCGGAGGAACCTGGTTTGCCTGACGAATTCCACGATCTTCAACCCGAACTGTTACGATTCACTTTTCGCCCCCCGAATTACCCAGCAGAACAATTGTTTTGCGGCAGTGATATGAACCTTTACTACGATGTGCGACACCCTTACTGGTATAAAAGACCAGATTGGTTTGCGGTAGTCGGAGTGTCCAGACTTTATGAAAATCAGGATTTACGCTTAAGTTATGTGATGTGGCAAGAAGCAGTCCGTCCGACAGTGGTGGTGGAGTTATTGTCACCAGGAACGGAAAAAGAAGACTTGGGTTCAACAGTCCGCTTAAGTAGCGACCCACCGACGAAATGGGAAGTTTATGAGCGGATTTTAGGGGTGCCCTATTATATAGTGTTCGATCGCTACACCGATGAGTTAAAAGCGTTTGTTCTGATGGCTGGATCTTATCAGCAGATTTCGCTACAAGAACCGAAAATTTGGATGCCCCAATTAGAATTAGGTTTGGGTTTGTGGTGGGGAGACTATGAGGGAATTACTTGCCGCTGGTTGCGCTGGTACGATGCCCAAGGTAATTGGATTTTGACTCCCAGTGAACGGGAAGCCGTTGTTCAGCAAGAACTAGAAACCGAACGGCAACGTGCGGAAGCGGAACGATCGCGTAGTGAGCGTTTAGCAGAATTATTGCGTACCCAAGGAATTGACCCGGATTCTATTACTTGAAAATACTATTTCACCAGGGGCGATCGCTATAATAATTCCTATTCGATCGGAAATCAAACATAGGGACGGAT encodes:
- a CDS encoding DUF1499 domain-containing protein; the encoded protein is MQRLFCLFRLFRLKIVPICLAFVLTIGGFLGSTFPAIANDRLPETMVASLFSFSGDRPRNLGVKNGALATCPASPNCVSSQSGDGEHQIAPLTYQGTPAEAIGQLKEIIEASENAKIITAEHNYIYAEFTSKLMGFVDDVEFYLDPEAATIQVRSASRLGESDLGVNRKRIEAIRSKFNP
- a CDS encoding alpha/beta fold hydrolase, coding for MTVLEADWQHHFIETNRIRLHCVSQGEGELVVLLHGFPEFWYSWRYQIPALARYFKVVVPDLRGYNDSDKPESGYDLDTLTADIQGLIKQLGYVKAHIVGHDWGGAIAWNLAQKFPQSLDRLAILNAPHPQRWLTEIGGNFDQLQRSWFILACQLPALPEWLIQLNLREFVKNIFQNEAIRKGAFTADLTKIYQDALAKPGALSAALNYYRQLMSPGNLLQTLARSPKPVKSPTLVLWGENDSFLSPKFTEGLDKLIQAPFELKLVPQCGHWIQQEVPHLVNRELISFLRQSGKG
- a CDS encoding Uma2 family endonuclease — encoded protein: MQIKQFKYPVEQSEPPRPARETLPTMYDLPSENPEEPGLPDEFHDLQPELLRFTFRPPNYPAEQLFCGSDMNLYYDVRHPYWYKRPDWFAVVGVSRLYENQDLRLSYVMWQEAVRPTVVVELLSPGTEKEDLGSTVRLSSDPPTKWEVYERILGVPYYIVFDRYTDELKAFVLMAGSYQQISLQEPKIWMPQLELGLGLWWGDYEGITCRWLRWYDAQGNWILTPSEREAVVQQELETERQRAEAERSRSERLAELLRTQGIDPDSIT